A genomic stretch from Cellulomonas sp. KRMCY2 includes:
- a CDS encoding S1C family serine protease: MGTEQPDDLLDAYSTAVVRVARSVLPSVASLVVRTERGPAAGSASVLTPDGFLLTSAHVVAGGDTAEASFTDGTEVTADVVGRDPLSDLAVLRARGGVPPPVVLGDASALQVGQLVVALGNPLGLAGSVTAGIVSALGRSLPTRAGRVVDEVIQTDAALNPGNSGGVLADSSGRMVGVNTAVAGIGVGLAVPINDTTRGLITTLMTEGRVRRAWLGIVGSQAPLPPALAQKLGRRTGLHVSDVVGGSPAAVAGLRRGDVVVAVDGRTVASTTQIQRLMVEGAIGRRMEVTVWRNGALVDVLALPRELSDT, translated from the coding sequence ATGGGCACCGAGCAGCCGGACGACCTCCTGGACGCGTACTCGACCGCCGTGGTCCGCGTCGCGCGATCGGTCCTGCCCAGCGTCGCCAGCCTGGTCGTGCGCACGGAGCGAGGGCCCGCGGCGGGCAGCGCCAGTGTCCTGACGCCTGACGGGTTCCTGCTGACCAGCGCGCACGTCGTCGCGGGCGGCGACACGGCGGAGGCGTCGTTCACCGACGGCACCGAGGTCACGGCCGATGTCGTCGGGCGGGACCCGCTCTCGGACCTTGCGGTCCTGCGTGCGCGCGGAGGGGTGCCGCCACCGGTCGTGCTCGGCGACGCGTCGGCGCTGCAGGTGGGCCAGCTCGTGGTCGCGCTCGGCAACCCGCTCGGCCTGGCCGGGAGCGTGACCGCCGGCATCGTCTCCGCCCTCGGGCGTTCGCTGCCCACCCGGGCGGGACGGGTCGTGGACGAGGTGATCCAGACGGACGCCGCGCTCAACCCCGGCAACAGCGGCGGTGTGCTGGCGGACAGCTCGGGCCGGATGGTCGGCGTGAACACGGCGGTCGCCGGGATCGGCGTCGGGCTGGCCGTGCCGATCAACGACACGACCCGCGGTCTGATCACCACGCTGATGACCGAGGGGCGGGTCCGAAGGGCCTGGCTGGGGATCGTCGGGTCGCAGGCGCCGCTCCCGCCGGCCCTCGCGCAGAAGCTCGGCCGGCGCACCGGCCTGCACGTGTCCGACGTCGTCGGCGGCAGCCCTGCTGCGGTCGCGGGTCTGCGGCGCGGCGACGTCGTGGTGGCCGTCGACGGCCGGACCGTCGCGTCGACCACGCAGATCCAGCGGCTGATGGTCGAGGGCGCGATCGGCCGTCGGATGGAGGTCACCGTGTGGCGCAACGGTGCTCTCGTCGACGTCCTGGCCCTGCCGCGCGAGCTCAGTGACACCTGA
- a CDS encoding ABC transporter permease codes for MSLAELEAAVPAVAGLSVPRRGAWGRLVRSELRLVFGRRRNIALLAGLSFVPLLLGTLLFVTQDSALGGQGPGFIGRVTGNGLFLVVASLFMCLPFLLPLTTGIASGDAIAGEAQAGTLRYLLAVPVSRGRLLAVKALATMTFVGSAVAAIAVVALVVGAAYFGLGELTLLSGSTVPLSDGVLRIAGVALYVVLSLSGLVAVGLFLSSLTEVPVGAMAATVVVAIVSAVLDTLPQLAAIQPALLTHHWLNFAEFLRIQVDWGVLGRGLAVQAAWVAIFGALAWSRFTTADVTS; via the coding sequence ATGTCGCTCGCTGAGCTCGAGGCCGCGGTTCCCGCTGTGGCGGGCCTGAGCGTGCCACGACGCGGTGCGTGGGGTCGACTGGTGCGCAGCGAGCTGCGCCTGGTCTTCGGCCGGCGGCGCAACATCGCGCTCCTGGCGGGGCTGTCGTTCGTCCCGCTGCTGCTCGGCACCCTGCTCTTCGTCACCCAGGACTCCGCACTCGGCGGCCAGGGACCGGGTTTCATCGGGCGGGTCACCGGCAACGGGCTGTTCCTCGTGGTCGCGTCCCTGTTCATGTGCCTGCCCTTCCTGCTGCCGCTGACCACGGGGATCGCCTCGGGTGACGCCATCGCCGGCGAGGCGCAGGCGGGGACCCTGCGGTACCTGCTCGCGGTGCCGGTCTCCCGGGGCCGGCTGCTGGCGGTCAAGGCGCTCGCCACGATGACCTTCGTCGGCTCCGCGGTCGCCGCGATCGCGGTGGTCGCGCTCGTCGTGGGCGCGGCCTACTTCGGGCTGGGCGAGCTCACGCTGCTGTCCGGGTCGACGGTCCCGCTGTCCGACGGCGTGCTGCGGATCGCGGGTGTCGCGCTCTACGTCGTGCTCTCGCTGTCCGGGCTGGTCGCGGTCGGTCTGTTCCTGTCCTCGCTGACCGAGGTGCCGGTGGGGGCGATGGCCGCCACCGTCGTCGTCGCGATCGTCTCGGCAGTCCTCGACACGCTCCCGCAGCTCGCCGCGATCCAGCCGGCGCTGCTCACCCACCACTGGCTCAACTTCGCCGAGTTCCTGCGGATCCAGGTCGACTGGGGTGTGCTCGGCCGGGGACTCGCGGTGCAGGCCGCCTGGGTAGCGATCTTCGGCGCGCTGGCCTGGAGCCGCTTCACGACGGCCGACGTCACGTCCTGA
- a CDS encoding ABC transporter ATP-binding protein, whose protein sequence is MTTDQRTATPEPLAHPADPAPAVPLAVRTEGLTKQFRSGQVAVDRIDLAVPRGSVYGFIGPNGSGKTTTIRMLLGLVRPTSGRAWLLGHPMPQAAGPVLPRVGVLVEGPAFQPYLSGAANLARLDACDATADPRTARLRSGEALERVGLGAAAGKPYRQYSLGMKQRLGLAAALLRPRELLVLDEPTNGLDPQGTREVRHLVRQLADGGTTVLVSSHLLTEIEQVCSHIGIMGQGRLLLQGDRQVLTRRGAARVSVTTSAEHVGTAAQVLAGLGLAEVRVDGVLLDALLGAVEPQRVAAALVGAGIDLVGLEVRRPSLEQLFVTLTGEGFDVAR, encoded by the coding sequence GTGACGACCGACCAGCGGACCGCGACGCCCGAGCCGCTCGCGCACCCGGCGGACCCTGCGCCCGCCGTCCCGCTCGCGGTGCGGACCGAGGGTCTGACCAAGCAGTTCCGGTCCGGCCAGGTCGCTGTCGACCGGATCGACCTGGCGGTGCCGCGCGGCTCGGTCTACGGCTTCATCGGCCCGAACGGCTCGGGCAAGACGACGACGATCCGGATGCTCCTGGGCCTCGTCAGGCCGACCAGCGGACGCGCCTGGCTGCTGGGCCACCCGATGCCGCAGGCGGCCGGCCCGGTGCTCCCGCGGGTCGGCGTGCTGGTCGAGGGCCCGGCCTTCCAGCCGTACCTCAGCGGTGCCGCGAACCTCGCCCGGCTCGACGCCTGCGATGCGACAGCCGACCCGCGCACGGCACGTCTCCGCAGCGGCGAGGCGCTCGAGAGGGTCGGCCTGGGCGCCGCGGCCGGCAAGCCGTACCGGCAGTACTCCCTGGGCATGAAGCAGCGCCTCGGGCTGGCCGCGGCCCTGCTGCGCCCGCGTGAGCTGCTCGTGCTGGACGAGCCGACCAACGGGCTCGACCCTCAGGGCACCCGCGAGGTGCGGCACCTCGTGCGTCAGCTGGCGGACGGCGGGACCACGGTGCTCGTCTCCTCGCACCTGCTGACCGAGATCGAACAGGTGTGCTCGCACATCGGGATCATGGGCCAGGGGCGGCTGCTGCTGCAGGGTGATCGGCAGGTCCTGACCCGACGCGGTGCGGCCCGGGTGTCCGTGACGACCTCGGCCGAGCACGTCGGGACCGCGGCGCAGGTGCTGGCCGGTCTCGGGCTGGCCGAGGTCAGGGTCGACGGCGTGCTGCTCGATGCCCTGCTCGGTGCCGTCGAGCCGCAGCGGGTCGCGGCCGCGCTGGTCGGCGCGGGCATCGACCTGGTCGGCCTCGAGGTCCGGCGACCGAGCCTCGAGCAGCTCTTCGTCACGCTCACCGGGGAGGGCTTCGATGTCGCTCGCTGA